The following proteins are co-located in the Anomalospiza imberbis isolate Cuckoo-Finch-1a 21T00152 chromosome Z, ASM3175350v1, whole genome shotgun sequence genome:
- the CZH9orf85 gene encoding uncharacterized protein C9orf85 homolog isoform X2 encodes MDSNPTLEKINAKLHDGVCQHCKGILEWRVKFRKYKLLTKPKKCVKCLQKTVKDPYHIICRPCAGKLEICAKCGKQEEIVIPIDKGQDRPDNDTSKNGQESSKLKDELDFETNFSSADSDEDSDVLEEQFKSMNFETTEI; translated from the exons ATGGACTCTAACCCAACTCTGGAG aaaataaatgctaAGCTTCATGATGGAGTGTGTCAGCATTGCAAAGGTATCTTGGAGTGGCGAGTAAAATTCAGAAAGTACAAACTACTGACAAAACCTAAAAAATG TGTGAAATGCCTCCAGAAGACTGTAAAAGATCCTTATCATATTATTTGTCGACCATGTGCTGGCAAACTAGAAATCTGTGCTAAGTGTGGGAAACAAGAAGAAATAGTGATTCC GATTGATAAAGGACAAGACAGACCTGACAATGACACTTCTAAAAATGGCCAAGAGAGCAGTAAATTGAAGGATGAGCTGGATTTTGAAACAAATTTCAGTAGTGCAGACAGTGATGAAGATTCTGATGTGCTTGAAGAACAATTTAAAAGTATGAATTTTGAAACAACAGAGATCTAA
- the CZH9orf85 gene encoding uncharacterized protein C9orf85 homolog isoform X1, which yields MSSERGNVSRTRPQRHQNARAFKNDKYDTSARRKKINAKLHDGVCQHCKGILEWRVKFRKYKLLTKPKKCVKCLQKTVKDPYHIICRPCAGKLEICAKCGKQEEIVIPIDKGQDRPDNDTSKNGQESSKLKDELDFETNFSSADSDEDSDVLEEQFKSMNFETTEI from the exons ATGAGCTCGGAGCGGGGAAACGTGTCGCGCACGCGGCCCCAGCGCCACCAGAACGCGCGCGCCTTCAAAAACGACAAGTACGACACCAGTGCCCGGCGCAAG aaaataaatgctaAGCTTCATGATGGAGTGTGTCAGCATTGCAAAGGTATCTTGGAGTGGCGAGTAAAATTCAGAAAGTACAAACTACTGACAAAACCTAAAAAATG TGTGAAATGCCTCCAGAAGACTGTAAAAGATCCTTATCATATTATTTGTCGACCATGTGCTGGCAAACTAGAAATCTGTGCTAAGTGTGGGAAACAAGAAGAAATAGTGATTCC GATTGATAAAGGACAAGACAGACCTGACAATGACACTTCTAAAAATGGCCAAGAGAGCAGTAAATTGAAGGATGAGCTGGATTTTGAAACAAATTTCAGTAGTGCAGACAGTGATGAAGATTCTGATGTGCTTGAAGAACAATTTAAAAGTATGAATTTTGAAACAACAGAGATCTAA